The stretch of DNA caccgccgccaccgccacacaCAGATGCCGAGATGCGTTCGCAGTTGCCAGTTCACACCCGCCCGGCCGCCACGTACCACTGCCCCCTGGGCCCCGCATCCGTGTCAACGGTCAACCCCGGCCTCGTCGGCAGCCCGGCGCCCACccctcttctcctccctccctccgtctCCTACGGCCCGGGGCGCCACGAGATCACGACTTCCCTCCCGCGCCCGCCGGCGTGACGTCACTGCCGTGACGTCGCGCGCCCGGTCACGCCCGCGGCCCGCCCCACTCCCACCCCCGCCACTAGCAAATCGCGCACGTTCTTCTCCTCCGCCGGGCCGGGTGGCGGGTGCTCGGGTCCCGTCCGCCAAaggatagaaaagaaaaaaaacgcgCCAAGTTTCCCCACAGATAATAATTGTAGGAGGGGGGCACGCTTCTGGCTCCGGCCGCGTCTGCCTCCGCTTTGCCGTGCTCGTCGCTTGCTGCCTTGCTGCTTCCCCTCTCCCAGTCTTGGGCCTCTGCTTCCCCTTTTGGCTCTGCTGCGGAACCTGTCGGGCGTTCTGACGATTCGGCCTTGATTGCTGGAGCTGTGCTTTCCCCCGTTCCATCTTGAATCTGCGAATTCGCTTTTCGGGCTCGGATGTCTCCCCGAGCCACGAAATCGTCGTGCGAGAGGCTTGAATCTTGGGAGCAGGAGGGGAAGCTTCGATCTTTCAGGCCTTCCAAGTCCCGCTAGTAGCTCACGCGGACGAGGCTTCTAGAACCTTCTTCTTCTACCCGCTGCCCTCGCAGCCCCGCCTCGCCCCATGGAGGCCTCCACCATTAGCTTCTCGTCCCCGTCCTCGTCGCCCCagtccccgccgccaccgcagccgccgcgggccacgccggcggagctcgaggccgtcAGGCTGCGCCGCCTCAGCGACAACCTCGAGCGCCTCCTCGACCCGGCCTTCCTCGACTGCGCCGACGCCGAGATCGCGCTCTCCGCGGggaagggcgccgccgccgtcggcgtccaCCGCTGCATCCTCGCCGCCAGGAGCGCCTTCTTCCTCGACCACTTCGCCTCCCTcccgccccccgccgccgccggcgagaggccccggctcgagctcgacggtctcgtccccggcggccgccacatCGGCCGGGACGCCCTCGTGCCCGTCCTCGGGTACCTCTACACCGGCCGCCTCAAGTCGCCGCCGCAGGAGGTCACCGCCTGCATGGACGAAGCGTGCGGCCACGCGGCGTGCCGACCGGCGATTGACTTTGTCGTCGAGTCCATGTACGCCGCTTCTGGCTTCCAGATCTCCGAGCTTATCTCCCTCTTCCAGGTATACTGGCCACTCACCAAAGATAGTAATGTGTAACCAGATTACCAGACACTCCATTGGTCCAGTGATTTGGAGTCATTTTGCCTGTCCTTCCTACTTCCTGGCTGATACGAAAATTGCAATTCTAACCATTGATCTTGTGTTGCAGCGCCATCTCTCTGACCTTGTTAGCACAGCTCTGGACGAAGATGTGGTGCCGATTGTTCATGTTTCTTCCACCTGCGAGCTTCAGGACCTGCTCAATCAGTGTATTCAGAGGATTGCATTCTCCACTCTCGATAGCGGGTACCTGGAGAAGGAGCTTCCAGATGATATATACGGCAGGATCAAGCAAATCCGCCAGAGTGCATTTCAGGATGAATCAGAGAACGCCATTGGGGACCCTGAGCATGAGAAGAGGGTTAGAAACATCCTCAAGGCCTTGGATTCTGACGACGTTGACCTTGTTGGCTTGCTGTTAAAGGAGTCTGCGGTCACCTTGGATGATGCATTCGCTCTACACTACGCTGCAGCCTACTGCGAGCCTAAAGTGTTTGCGGAATTGCTGAAACTAAATTCCGCCAATGTGAATCTGAAGAATAGCAGTGGGTATACACCGCTGCACATAGCTTGCATGAGGCGAGAACCGGACATCATTCTTTCACTTGTGGAGAGGGGAGCCTCTG from Panicum virgatum strain AP13 chromosome 9K, P.virgatum_v5, whole genome shotgun sequence encodes:
- the LOC120650140 gene encoding BTB/POZ domain and ankyrin repeat-containing protein NPR3-like, which gives rise to MEASTISFSSPSSSPQSPPPPQPPRATPAELEAVRLRRLSDNLERLLDPAFLDCADAEIALSAGKGAAAVGVHRCILAARSAFFLDHFASLPPPAAAGERPRLELDGLVPGGRHIGRDALVPVLGYLYTGRLKSPPQEVTACMDEACGHAACRPAIDFVVESMYAASGFQISELISLFQRHLSDLVSTALDEDVVPIVHVSSTCELQDLLNQCIQRIAFSTLDSGYLEKELPDDIYGRIKQIRQSAFQDESENAIGDPEHEKRVRNILKALDSDDVDLVGLLLKESAVTLDDAFALHYAAAYCEPKVFAELLKLNSANVNLKNSSGYTPLHIACMRREPDIILSLVERGASVLERTLDGRDALTICKRLTREKDCNRKLETYEEKSKPYLCIDILERELKRKSIILDPISIEESIATPLLVDNFHMRLINLENRVAFARIFFPSEAKLVMRIAQADSTEEFAGITNFSKLKEVDLNETPTMQNRRLRERLDALTNTVKLGRRYFPHCSDVLDNFLNEESTDLIFLETGTPEDQQVKRMRFSELKEDVRKAFTKDKAAVAAIASSASSSSSARYEGRGTQSNRKSKQPRRYQ